The Solirubrobacterales bacterium genome includes a region encoding these proteins:
- the atpE gene encoding ATP synthase F0 subunit C, with protein MDLLLPIAQASDGITDTGITDAGKAIALGVGAGLGSIGAGIGIGIIFGKEIESVARQPEMKDELQAIRWLGFALTEAVAFYTFIFGLIAFFL; from the coding sequence ATGGATCTGTTGCTACCGATTGCCCAGGCCAGTGACGGAATCACCGACACAGGCATCACGGACGCCGGCAAGGCGATCGCACTGGGGGTGGGCGCCGGCCTCGGGTCGATCGGGGCGGGCATCGGGATCGGCATCATCTTCGGGAAGGAGATCGAGTCGGTGGCCCGCCAGCCAGAGATGAAGGACGAGCTTCAGGCGATCCGCTGGCTGGGGTTCGCGCTCACCGAGGCGGTCGCCTTCTACACGTTCATCTTCGGCCTGATCGCCTTCTTCCTCTAA
- the atpF gene encoding F0F1 ATP synthase subunit B, with amino-acid sequence MIWTLALFGFTMWVLSRVALPRIGEALERRANAIRDSIEAAEAQRREADELLSEYRERLKEAREQAEDIVARARKAAEAGTAEAVSEGKEKREELVAAARRDIEIETRRSLERIRKEVADLTVLATEKVTRKTLDSEDHKRLIDEALAEVDFSALAGNGGSES; translated from the coding sequence ATGATCTGGACCCTGGCCCTGTTCGGGTTCACGATGTGGGTGTTGAGCAGGGTCGCCCTGCCGAGGATCGGCGAGGCGCTCGAGCGGCGGGCGAACGCGATCCGGGACAGCATCGAAGCGGCCGAGGCCCAGCGTCGCGAGGCCGACGAGCTGCTGAGCGAGTACCGCGAGCGCCTCAAGGAGGCCCGCGAGCAGGCGGAGGACATCGTGGCGCGCGCCCGCAAGGCTGCCGAGGCCGGGACGGCCGAGGCGGTTTCCGAGGGCAAGGAGAAGCGCGAGGAGCTGGTGGCCGCGGCCCGCCGCGACATCGAGATCGAGACACGCCGCTCGCTGGAGCGGATCCGCAAGGAGGTGGCCGACCTCACCGTGCTCGCCACGGAGAAGGTGACCCGCAAGACGCTCGACTCCGAGGACCACAAGCGCCTGATCGACGAGGCGCTCGCCGAAGTCGACTTCTCGGCCCTGGCCGGCAACGGGGGTTCGGAGAGCTAG